In one window of Spartinivicinus marinus DNA:
- a CDS encoding S8 family serine peptidase, with the protein MKPAIKFSTIFFIALNCSNLKAVTVDEVKNELSPNLNKYSKLLINDIANSSDYKNELYKVWIEINFNLPDKEKKELVELVNSNYLIGLNYEKHIKGPIYREYMALDIDTLKKFANHPNILNIIASPEGRNIKVAVFTTGIPSNRPEIEHVDEHCLLPLYDMEGFDPDYDDGLYEPEDKKYQKKSSCPSGSSRQSGKGAAYNIDNASYMGAEIVSSIAAKKYKSGSKKESIAKIGSAYLSDISVYNVHHTIYRPNNLYGSELGPDGGTYDWLGIKEGLLEYVNNPNKKVDIIYLPSLYYRGVKGSDCSEHSVVQNSENTFFQIRQAINDLIARGVVVVTPTGNKGYTGQTAFPACLPETISVTAHSPINLPIFFIDDRGLLGTPRVGDWLNSPYTANVPMPFANISKNTTISAEGIPINYVPTINKLDAEAIISAGNKEYFSASTHLAAAETLSCIAKLKEIEPSLNQQAIKNYLTKNSYGYTYKPGDTLNPVPLLNCDAAIDDLLSR; encoded by the coding sequence ATGAAGCCAGCCATAAAATTCAGCACTATTTTTTTTATAGCATTAAACTGCTCTAACTTAAAGGCAGTTACTGTAGATGAAGTCAAGAATGAGTTATCACCAAACCTAAATAAATACAGCAAACTCTTAATCAATGATATTGCCAATTCAAGTGATTATAAAAATGAGCTTTATAAAGTATGGATTGAAATTAATTTCAATCTTCCTGACAAAGAAAAAAAAGAGCTAGTAGAACTAGTAAATAGCAACTACCTAATTGGTTTGAACTATGAAAAACATATAAAGGGTCCTATTTATCGTGAGTATATGGCTCTTGATATTGATACTCTAAAAAAATTTGCAAATCATCCAAATATATTAAATATAATTGCAAGCCCAGAAGGAAGAAATATAAAAGTAGCTGTATTTACTACAGGGATACCGAGCAACCGACCCGAAATAGAGCATGTGGATGAACATTGCTTACTACCACTTTATGATATGGAAGGTTTTGACCCAGATTATGATGATGGTTTGTATGAGCCAGAAGATAAAAAATATCAAAAGAAATCTTCATGTCCATCAGGATCAAGTCGTCAATCTGGTAAAGGCGCTGCATATAATATTGATAATGCTAGCTATATGGGTGCAGAGATAGTAAGCAGTATAGCAGCCAAAAAGTACAAATCAGGTAGTAAAAAAGAATCAATCGCCAAAATTGGCAGTGCCTATCTTAGTGATATAAGCGTCTATAACGTGCATCATACAATTTATAGACCAAATAACTTATATGGAAGTGAGTTAGGCCCTGATGGTGGAACTTATGACTGGTTAGGTATTAAAGAAGGTTTATTAGAATATGTAAATAACCCCAATAAAAAAGTAGACATTATTTATTTACCAAGTTTATATTATAGAGGTGTTAAGGGTAGTGATTGCTCTGAACATTCTGTAGTTCAAAATAGTGAAAACACTTTCTTCCAAATAAGACAAGCCATTAATGACCTGATAGCCCGTGGTGTTGTAGTAGTTACTCCTACTGGTAACAAAGGCTACACAGGGCAAACTGCTTTTCCTGCATGTTTACCTGAGACAATATCAGTTACAGCCCACTCCCCCATTAATCTTCCCATCTTTTTTATTGATGATAGAGGTCTATTAGGTACACCTAGAGTAGGAGATTGGCTTAATAGTCCTTATACTGCTAATGTACCAATGCCTTTTGCCAACATCAGTAAAAATACAACTATCTCAGCAGAAGGAATTCCTATTAATTACGTCCCTACAATAAATAAGCTTGATGCAGAAGCAATAATTTCTGCAGGTAATAAGGAATATTTTAGTGCATCAACTCATTTAGCTGCTGCAGAAACCCTTTCCTGTATAGCTAAATTAAAAGAAATAGAACCGTCTCTTAATCAGCAGGCTATCAAAAATTATCTCACTAAAAATAGTTATGGTTATACCTATAAACCAGGTGATACCCTAAATCCTGTACCACTACTTAATTGTGATGCAGCAATCGATGACTTATTAAGTCGGTAA